ACTAACATTTATTTTTAACTCGCGAATTGAGGATGGGTGCTATGTGTTCTCGATGCAATTATTCACTATCTGTTCTATTTTCATATTTCCGCTTCACCATCCGCAGCAGCATACTTATTATTTTCGGCTGTGGGTAAGCAATGGCCCGTTATACACCCGCGATACACCCGCGATAAAACCCACATCAGCATCTAAGTCCGGGTTCGCCCGGCTTGCCGATAAGCGATTTTAGGTCGGGCTTATGTTACTGTCTCAGAAAAGGCAACTATGGACTTATCCCGAGCAGCTAGAATCCCGAAAGTActctttatttttgaataTACGTAGTCATGGTGGCAATGCTGTCGCACTGTGGCGGATGAAATCCCCACTATGGATCTCCCCACAATGAGGGGACGACGCGTCTTCTGTGGTACGTAGTGCCATCTAGGTTTTTTTAACAccttattttttattctgttGTCTTGCACTttagtaaaaagaaaatccagaaAGAGTGATACTGCGGTTTTCTGATCATGTTTCAGGCAAGATATAGAGCAATTAACGCTAGGAGCTGCACGTATAGACGGTATAGTTTATAAATAACCCTAAAATAGCTAGCACATAGCCTTCTCAATGATGTCTAAACACCGAGAATAATCCTTATGCAGTAAAATGTCTAAATCATCGTACAAAAATTATTTTAGTATGCGAACGCTGGATTCCTTACTGGATTGTTGTTCAGGCTCTATGTACCGTTTCAGTTATACCTTGTCTTACTTCTATTCTTACCGAAACAGGTGCCGGCTGCCGGTTACCTGGTCTCCGTTGAACGGATAAGGATTTGTACGATGTTGCCCCCTAGAACCAGGGTAGATGAAAAATCCCAACTCCCGCTATAATTATCTTCAACTGCTTCAGAGGCTGTTGCCTAGAGGCGCTGGTCGCGCGGCTATGGCTCTAACACTAACCTACTAGTTTTTTAGAGACCACAGTTATCCTCGacgattttatttttagaTCTTGTGTATTTAGCAAGTCCACACTCTAACTATCGAGTAGAACCAAAGCTTGAAGAGTAGGTTTAAAAGACCGTTGCACATCGTGGCTTTCTACCTTCGTCTCCCGCCGGGTCTAGTCTATCTTACGTTCCGTTCTTGATAGCTAGAACTATCCTCACCTTTTGAGCAGGATTTGGTCTACCCTGGCGCTTCCTCTCCAAGCATCAAGATGAGCAGCAGGCGCCCCAACAGTTTAGCCAACACATCGTGCGACAGCGAGAGCAGCCACTGTCCCCCCTACCAGGAGGTTAGTATCGCTGGAAATATCTTCGTCATATTCTAACAACGCCAGCAACACCCCTTCTACCAAGAAGAACCGGACGAGCAAGAGATATCGCTCCTGCAGGAGAACAGCTCCAGCCATTACAGCACGCCGTTCGCCGATCCTGTCGCTGAATCGGATTCACACCGGCGATATACGCTTCATGATCCCGGCCCGATGGTCTTTGGCGCCCCGGAATATGAGCCGGTTCAATCAAGTGGAATGAAGACCCGCGCAGGGCTGAATCGATACGGAACGAGGAAGATTAATCTAGTGAAGGGAGCTGTGCTGAGTGTCGACTATCCGGTTCCGAGCGCAATTCAGAATGCGATCCAGCCGGAGTACCGTGATGCTGAGGAGGGTTTCTCGGAGGAATTTACACACTTGCGATGTGGGTTGACCTCAGAAATTAAGAGAATGGTTCGGCTCATTGATGATCTTAATTAGATACGGCGGCGACGTGTGACCCCGACGAATTTACCCTACGCAACGGATACAATCTTCGGCCTGCTATGTATAATCGGCATACCGAGTTGCTGATTGCTGTTACTTATTATAATGAGGATAAGGTTCTGACTTCACGTACTCTACATGGAGTAATGCAGAATATTCGGGATATTGTTAGGTTGAAAAAGTCGGAGTTTTGGAATAAGGGAGGCCCAGCGTGGCAGAAGATTGTTGTCTGTTTGATCTTCGATGGCATTGAGCCCTGTGATAAGAATACGCTGGACGTACTAGCCACAATTGGGGTCTACCAGGACGGTATTATGAAGAAAGATGTAGACGGCCGAGAGACCGTCGCACATGTGGTGAGTTGGGGTTAACTCCGTTGATCAGGACTGGTCATTTTGTTATATCTAGGCACTGACAGCAGTAGTTCGAATACACGACCCAATTGTCAGTCACTGCTACTCAGCAACTAGTCCGACCTCACAGTGACGAATCAACAAGCAACCTCCCGCCGGTTCAGTTCATATTCTGTCTAAAACAGAAGAACAGTAAAAAGATCAACTCGCATCGCTGGCTTCTGAACGCCTTCAGTCGAATACTAAATCCTGAAGTTATTGTCCTTCTAGACGCAGGCACAAAACCTGGCCCAAAGTCTCTGCTATCGCTGTGGGAGGCCTTCTATAATGACAAAACACTCGGTGGAGCGTGTGGTGAGATCCATGCAATGCTTGGCCCACGCTGGCAAAAGGTGAGCTAGGTGATTTCCACGCCTATACTCACGGAGGCTAATTTCTAGGATCAGTGTTTAAACCCCCTTGTTGCTGCACAGAATTTTGAATATAAAATCTCTAATATCCTGGACAAGCCATTAGAAAGTGCTTTTGGCTATGTCAGTGTTCTGCCTGGTGCTTTCTCTGCCTACCGATACCGGGCTATTATGGGCCGTCCATTAGAGCAATATTTTCACGGTGATCATACCTTATCAAAACGCCTTGGTAAGAAGGGTATTGAAGGTATGAATATCTTTAAAAAGAATATGTTTTTAGCGGAAGACCGCATCTTATGCTTTGAGCTAGTAGCCAAAGCTGGGTTTAAATGGCATTTGAGCTATGTAAAGGCAGCGAAGGGTGAGACTGATGTCCCTGAGGGAGCTGCTGAGTTTGTCGGTCAGCGACGCCGCTGGCTAAATGGGTCGTTTGCGGCAGGCCTATACGCTATTATGCATTTTGGGCGTATTTATCGCAGTGGTCATAGTATCATTCGATTGTTTTTCTTGCATATTCAGATCCTTTACAATATCTGCCAGCTCATCATGACCTGGTTTTCTCTTGGTGCGTCCCAATACCCGCAGTTTGCATGTTAGACAGGGCTTGATACTAACGTTTCAGACAGCGTCATACTGGCTAACAAGCTCGGTGATCATGGACCTAGTCGGTACCCCGAGCAGccacaacaaagaaaaaggctggCCCTGGGGTAATGACGCTTCCCCGATAGTCAACACCTTTCTGAAATACGGGTACCTCTGGGTACTGATGCTCCAGTTCATGCTAGCCCTTGGTAACCGACCAAAAGGGTTAGTGCTCCTTCTTATAATATGATTGTCAGCAGCTTACGAAGTAACAGTGTTGTCACGCTCTACACGATCTCCTTCCTCTACTTCGCTCTCGTGCAGCTTTAtgttctcatcctctccttctaCCAAGTGGTTGGTGTCTTTACCGGCGGTATGCTGGACTTCAACTTCGATGATGGTCTTGCTGCCTTTATACAGTcattcttcagctcctcTGGAGGTGGTATCGTGCTTATTGCGCTAGTATCCACATACGGCATTTATATCATTGCCAGTATACTCTACCTTGACCCTTGGCATATCCTAACCAGTTCATGGGCATATTTCCTCGGCATGACAACAAGCATCAATGTGCTCATGGTCTACGCGTTCTGCAATTGGCACGATGTCTCCTGGGGCACAAAAGGATCTGACAAAGTAGATGCCTTACCGTCTGTAACGACTCAGAAAGACAACAATAAGAGGAATTTTATTGAGGAGCTCGATAAACCGCAAGCCGACATTGACAGCCAGTTTGAGGCTACCGTGAAACGCGCCTTAGCGCCATACGTTGAAcccgaagaggatggagggAAAACCTTAGACGACTCATATAAGAATTTCCGGACCGGATTGGTGTGTCTTTGGGTCTTTAGTAACTTGCTCCTAGCGTTGATGATTACCGCTACGGGGGTGGATAAGATATGTTTGACGAATACGTCGACGACCAGGACAACCTGGTTCTTCCAGATTATCTTGTGGATTACGGCGGGCTTGTCACTATTTCGGTTTATTGGGTCGTTGTACTTTCTTGGGCGAGCGGGTGTTCTCTGTTGTGTGTCCCGGCGTTGATTCTTTCTCGTTTGTACTATATTGTTTTGTTCCTATACTACTGATTGCCTCAGAAATGATACTTTATTTTTCGACTGAGTGGTACCATACTTTTCCATCCTTTAAACAAGAGCAAACGGAGCTGAAGCAATTGGGAGAGAAACGCGCAGCTCGCGGTCTTGCGCAGCTACTTATTGGAATTTATCATTTGATACTTAAATTGATATTCTCACATCAATGGAAAGTGCTCAAACTTAATACGTGGTCATTCCAGACTTATTATGTTTTAAAAGTATTATATTAcaattataattattaagAGCTTAAATTATCACTACTTCGTAAGCTATCCTACTCCAGAATAATAAAGAGTTATAGGACTACTTGGTAGCTGAATCAACTAGCCAGCCAGCCTAATTAGGGCTATTAAACCAGCCGGAATCCTACGCCTAACAATTAGCACTAATTTGCCCTCATCGGAAGATCTCCGCAAAGATATGCAACAACAATGCGGGGAATCCAAAACTTGAATGTCATTAGCTACAGCCTCCGATCCTTCGCACTTTTCTTATCAGAAGAACGGCTGATTGTCGGACAGTGCCGCCGAAGGAATAACCCGAAAGAGTATTAAAATGCATTGCCCAGTGTCTCTAAAGACCGAAATACTACTAGTACGTACAACATATTCAGAATATGATAGAGAGAACTTAAAGCCCTAAACATACCCTCCATCATAGTTGATTAGATACAAAACATGAACGGCCTAGAAATAACCCCCTTCATAACCACCCTTCCCAAAGTCGAACTCCACGTCCACATCGAAGGCACCCTAACACCAGCCCTCCGATGGAAACTCGCTCACAGAAACAACATCCCTCTCCGCTACCCCACCTACGAAGCGCTCCTTAACTCGTACAAGATAACATATAATCACCGTCGCGAACTCAACGGCGACAATGGTGCGCCTACCTTCCTAGAAACCTATTACGAAGGCTGCCAAGTCCTCTgcacagatgatgatttctACGAACTAGCCATAGCATATTTCCAAAAGGCAAAGGACGTGAACGTGCGCTATGTCGAGCCGTTCTTCGATACTCAGGCTCATACTAAACGAGGCATTCCCGTTGAAGCTGTCTTGAACGGGTTTCTCCGCGCGCAGCATGATGGAGCGAAGCAACTCGGAGTGAAAAGTAACTGGATCTTCTGTTTTCTGCGTGATCATCCAGTCAAGGAAGGATTGGAGGCGTTGCGCTCTGCGTTGCCTTGGGCTCGAACAAAAGAtggaaaggggaaggggtTATTTCATGCGGTCGGACTAGCGAGTAATGAGTATGATCGTCCTCCGGGACTCTTTGAAGAGGGGTTTCTGTTGGCCAAGGAGGTTGGTTTACATGTAACCATGCACTGTGATGTTGATCAGAAGGATGTGGTGGAGCATATGCATGAGGGTATTTTTGATGTTTGTGCGGGAGCTGGAGCGGATCGGATTGATCATGGTCTCAATGCTACCGATGCTCCGGAGTTGATGGCTGcgttgaaagagaaaaacatcGGGCTCACGCTTTGTCCGCATGCGTATCATCGCAGACAGGCTACGGAGGTGCTTTTCCCTAAAATTAGGAAGTTGTGGGATGAGGGTGTTCGGTTCTGTATCAACAGCGATGATCCGACTTATATGCATGATGTTTGGATTGATGGGAATATGATGAAGGTGTATGAGTATTGCGGTTTTACGAAGTCAGAGATGGGCAAGCTCGTTCGGAATGCGGTTGAGATGAGCTGGGCAGATGAGGTTACGAAGACGGAGATCTTGGATGAGTTGGAAAGAGTACTGGGTgttgaggagaaattgatTAGTTAGCAGAGCGTTCAGTATGCTCTAAGGCATGTCAAGCAGCTctgttgaaggagatgatgatagCTCATGCATTCACGAAATAAAGAACAAGTGCACCTAACACGAGTGATTATACCCAATAGAGAGTCTGTCCATCAGATGACATAGCGCGAGGCACTCAGGCTCCAACGAGGGCCGTATAAAcccccccctcccctctGTTTCCCCTCCTTTCATTTCTCATCCCTCATCAAGTCtcttgtcttcctcatcattatcatctcCCCGGTGGTAAGTCGGGTATTGACTGTATTGATTACCTCAGATAATTCTAGATTGATGGTTAGATCGACTTAACGCAGACGGTGCGAGTGACATCGTGCTAGTCATTGTTCTCTTGATGGCATTCCTGGCCACGGCTTCTCATTCTAATACATTTCCCTTTAAATTTGAGAAAGGTTGCTGTACTATAGCCCCATTGTTGAGGTCTTACATCATCCTTCGTTCCCCAGTCATGTCAACAGGCAAGCTATTGCCCACTTCTGCACGTATACAAGTAACCGGACTGATTTACCCTTAAGGTGCCTCATAAGTCTTGAAAGCATTCAAATTCATTATTCGTATACGTACAAGTACTCCAGGGGTTGACCTAAACACTGTCGATATGAACGACATTTAAATCCCATAACTCAATACACTCTCCGTTCGGCTACCTCTCACCATTCCAAAGAGCCATCGCCTGAACATTCTAACCCCTCACAGAACTTAATTTCCTCCTGCAACTTATCAGAAGCCTCGTACTGCGGCACAGCCGGCCAAATATCCTTCccagcttcctcttctctcttcctaTGATCAAAGACCAATTCTCGAACCGTTTTCTGGAAATATAATGGCCCCTAAGTACCACATTAGCATAAGCAAGCTTTTCACAAAATGTACCCAAATCGAACCTTCTCAGCCCGAGGATGCAACTCCCCATTCACAAACACTCCCGCATTCAAATTCTTCTGCGCCGCGTTACACAGATCCTTATCCTCCCGCAGGACCTGTTTGAAAAACTCATCGATATACGTAAAGTCCTCGTTCGAAGCATTGTTATGTCTGTAGACATCATACTCCATCCGAGTCTGTGTTGCCGAAACAGGAAGACAGCGCATCATGTACCAAAACGACGGTCTAGAATCTTGTCAGTAACTTCCTACCAATTTACACCAACGAATAAAGTAAAAACAACATACGAAACTGTAATCGACGCATTggggaaataaaaagtaCTAAAGATCCCCAGGCCAGGCGTATCCTGCTTATCGGCGTTGAAGTGCTGGATATGTCCCGCTTTAGTCTCGACGTAGTATTTGCTCAGATCCGAGATGGCGTTTACGCCTGGATGGCCCGTTGGACAGTGGTAGCACTATTCATATCGTTATCACCAGTTTCTCTCTTATCTTCATTACTTTCGGATAATTTGGAATCATAAAGGGGcaagggaggaaggagggatATACTTCATTATAATTATCGGCCAACGTCTTCCAATTATAATCCCCCATCATACTCCACGTATGATCGAAATGATACTGTGAAAGATCAAACCCCTGCAAACGAGGCTGCTGATCCACGCCCTCAAAGTCCTCTTCCCAAGATACGCTCGGTCGGTCTCCAGCCTCTAAGTTCACCCACACAAAACCAAGATGATCGATATGGACATGAATAGGGTAAAgacccatcttctctttctcgaacCCTTCCACATCCTGGTACCGGGGTGCTTTGGCAAGCTTACCATCCAGGCCATAAGACCATCCTGTTCAATCATTCTTAGCGATttgcttcttcaatcagACGCTAAATCAAACAGCCAATTATAACTTACCATGATATTTGCAAGAAATAATATTCGCAGTCCCAGACTCCCCTTCCGACTGAATAACAGGATACGCCCGATGCCGACAAACATTATGAAAAGCCCTTATTGTCCCCGTTCGATCTTTTATAATAAAATAGCCGTATCCGGCCACATTAAGCTGCACATAATCACCCGTCTTTGTGAAGCGGGTACGGTGGGTCACTACCATCCatttcttggagaagattgcgCGGCGCTCCAGGGCGTACAGCGCCTCGGAGCGATACCAGGAGGATGGGAGGGCTTTTGTTTGGGGTTTTTCCTTGATAGGGGTGCTTGTGGACTTTGtggtgaaggggaaaaggCGGTTCATTttggtgctggtggagaGGGTATGGATATAGATACAGGGttgggttttggttttgatgATGGTTTGTGTTTGCGGGATATTGGATATCGGGTCTGGCTCATATGGGTTTGTGGTACGGGTTTTCAGGGGCTGATATATTGTGTTTCATTCTTGGGCTTTTTGTTATATTGGTTCTCGTATCATTGTTATCTTGtcttggtgttgatgagGGGGTGGTGGCGGATCCGGACCGCTTCCGGGCGGAGTTGGAGTTGGCTAGGGCTTGGGTTTTGGACTTGGCTGGGTGGAGTCCGTAGTTGATGAGTTTAATGTAGCCTTACGCATGACTTGCATTTTTCTCAAGGCTATACACGTAAATCAGGAGCGTAAATTCTATAGTAATATATGCTGGTAAGGCCGTAATAGTGATAGTAGGACTGGGTACACTGTGAGGGGTTGGAATGATACGATCATACTCTTACGTCAGTTCGCTATGCCATGATATGTTTCCTAGTTTCATATGATTAGACATAGTTAAATTATAACCTAAAACCAATAGATACATATATTCAGACTTCGTGCTTCAAACTCAAGTACCTCAGCTCACCGTAGAGACATCAATCATGCGATGTGCCATATGCTCTCCTTCCTATATACAAATAAAGCTATATCATGAGGAATCCCCTGGTTCGAATGGCAAAACCAATGACACAATCCCAATAACCCCAAAGAACGCACAGCAAACCCAGATAGGCACAGACGTCGTGACATCCCCGAAGGTCGCGATGAACGGggctgaaagagaagcaatCCGACCACAGGCGAGAGTCAGCCCACAGCCAATGCCCCTATATGCATCTGGCATGACCTCTGGCGTATACCTATCCCGCAATGTTAATATCAAATGTCATGTTCTGTAAGATTAAGTTAAACTGACCCGTAAATGATGCCGTACAGAGCATTGAGCCAAAAGTTAATCATGCTAGAAAAGGCCAGATTCTGTGACTCGTTCTTGACGGTAGTAAAGGCGCCTGAAAAGGCGGCGCAGGCGCAGGCTGTCAGTGTCATTGAGCGTCGACGTCCGAGGAAAGGCACCTGTACCAGGAATGCACTTAGAATCGGTCCCCAGATTCCGACTACCGAGGAGATTGACCAGTCTCGGTAGGTCTGATAAGTGCTTCCATCGCCTAAGGTGGCGCCGTGCGCTTCAAGGTAATATGGGAGAAACACGGTATAGACAGGATATCTAAGCTTATTAGCATATACTGTTACCGTTCGCGGGCTGTGGATGGAGGGGTGTGGTACGCGATGCCGATAAGTAGCCATAGAATAACCAAGCATATCATTGAACGAATCTGTTTCGAGCCCTGGAATAATGCGCCAACCATGGAGGCGGCTTTCTTAATAGCGCTCTTGGAATCTTCATGCTCATGAGGGCGCAACTGatcaaccatcatcacaTATGTTGATTTGTTGACTTTGCTCATTGTATTGATGGACGCCACTGCTTCGTTCAATTCTCCCCGTGATACAAGCCACTTGGGGGACTCGCTCATTCCCAGCGTGAAAGTGCGCAGAACTGACATTATGAGACACAATCCCCCAAGAATGATGTACAGGTATCGCCATCCCATGTTATTAGCTTTGGTACACGTTTCCGGAGTAGCGCCAGCTGGGCAACAAAAGTTCACCACAAGTGGCCAGGCTATCCATAGTGAGTCAACGAAGCCCTTTCggatgaggagaagcaaTACGAGTACCTATCAGTCCAGTGATAGCATTTCCAAGCCCCCAGAGACATGCAAGCGAGGTAAGGAGGAACGCCCACTTTCGAGGTAGAGACTCTGCAAGTACTGTGAGGTCAATTGCCACTATATCCCCTTATCAGTATGAGCACAATCTTCCATAAAACGGTTTGCTTACAATTCCCGCCGCCAAAAAAGGCAGAGAGCACAACGAAAACATTCAACGCAGCCCAGTTGGGTGAGGCGGCACAGATGGCAGTAAAGACAGACACGCCAAAGATAGACGTCTGCCACGCTAGACGACGGCCAGTTAAATCAGCGATAAGCCCATAGACGACAGCACCGACTCCTAACCCTGCGTATTGTGTGGCGGAAAGGAGTGTTCCGTATCGAGGGCCGAATTCCTTCGAGGCTTGGGGCATGACTAGACTGATGGAGACAAGAAGCATCTGATGGTTTATTAGAAATGGACAACGCTGTTGTAAAAGAGTCTACCTGATCTGCAATGAATCCAAATCCACAAGAGATCATCAGCTGCCATTGATAGCGGCCCATTCCGATTGATTCGATTGCATTGTTGATAGCGAGCTGGTTGAAGTCCGGGGGGTTGGCTCCCTGGTGAGATGTTACAGTACCTTCGGCGAGGCTTGGCTTTCTAGTTATTATCTCTTCTGATTTCTTTTCGGCATCCATCTGACTGAGAGTAGTGTCTTGGTTCATTTCTGGGGGAATATTCTTTGATGGGCTTGAGACATCGAGCAATATGAAGAGTACATTGCAGGTGTATTGGGTAATGGGATTATATTTCGTCTCCTAAAGAATAGCCCCGTGACGAATGTTTTCTGTCAAAAGCCGTCTGATAGCTCAGCGGATTCGGCCCGTATCCGTGAGGGGAGATCAGAGTCCATAGGAGGAGTGATTTATTGTGGAAAGCCAAGTTTAACTTTGGTCGCACGGCCTATCTCCGCAACGTTTCTTTAGCAAGACGGATATTCGTCACAGAAAACAACCGGGCTGCATTTGAATCAGAGTTTTGTTCGCTGTGCTTTAATGAATCCCGAGGTAGGTACACATCTTCGTAGAAATCGTCGACCATCTCTCAACAGTCCGCGAATAAATGCCAAATAAGATTACCCTAACAGCGCTACAATAGGAATACCCTTAGCTTGTAGAAGTCTCTTGTCCCAGGGATGGCCCCTCTTGCCAACCACCTTTTAAAACTCCAGAGTAAATGAGATCTCTACTATACAAGACGTCTAGGTCACTACCGTGGCCTTCCCGACTAAACATCGGGTCTAATCTGTGGGCAACTATAGACTCtactataatataaaataaataatagcCCCTGCTCTTACTAAAACCAAAGTATCATAGAGTATACCGAGGATTTAGGTCGGTTCAGTAAGCAAGAACACTTTACGCGACGTAATTTCCAAGGTTTAATTGTATCTTGCCTCAAAGATCAATCGCAGCCGGCCTGGGTTTGAGGTAAACTGATCTCTCAGGCCCTCCCATACAGTGTCGCCCGTTTCGCCTTCCGGGAACCGGAAGCGATATTTCTGAACCAATTGTACCGTTACAAGTCGCATATCACCCATTGCCAAGGGTCGACCAAGACAACTATGATGACCTGATAAAGATTCCTCTATCGGAAATAATGCGGACAATGGATCTCAGCCACTTACAGGTCTTAGAAACGATTGATCCTAGGCCTCTAATACCGTGGCGGACCCGCTCATGTACTGAGATTGAAATCGAGCCGGATCGAGAGAAAGGCAGAGAGAAAGGCTTAACATGTATCAGAAGGCGTCACTATTTTCTCAGATATATCAGGACAACACAATAACCTAGGAGCAGCCGCAGTCACCTTAGACAAACATTGGAGCATTATAGCACCAGTGACCGCGGCAGGTAAGAATCAGTTCGATAGAGCATCGGTCGGTATATACAGCGGAGCTTATAGCAATGTTCTATAGAGGATGCCCTGCACTGGGCACCTGGCGCTGCACCTGACAGCCCTACTCGTATTCCCAATCCGGTTAGTCTGTTGTTTGCACAGTTTGTGTGCTGTGTAGTGTCCATCGACAGTTTCATCCTCTTATTTCCAACCCTCAGTCGataacatcttcatccactgATAAAATGGCTGACGAGAGAATTGTGCTTCCGAGCATCGCCGAGATCGAAGCATCAACCGATATCCTCAGCGACCCCAGCAGATCCGTCAAGGTTGTCCGAGTAAGAGAGCGCTTCGCGGTCAAAGTGGGCACCTCCATTGCGCCGCTAGAAGCAGAGAATATGCAGTTTGTGGCTGCTAACAGCAAGATCCCTGTCATAAAAGTCCATGATCATTTTGTCGATCCGGAGACCCAGAAACGATACATAATCATGGATCATGTCCCCGGTACCGATCTGCAGAAGTTAGCGCCGTCTCTTCCGgaaaaccagaagaagacggtcaGCAAACGCATTAGAGAGGCGCCTGATGAACTGCGACGTATCCCTTCCAAGGGTATTTTGGGAACTTGAACCGCACGCCTTACTACGAGGGCATTCTCTCCACCCTTGATCACGACCCGAGCATATATGGTCCCTTTGAAAACGAGGAACAATTGAACCAAGGCCTTTTAAAATACCTAGGGCAAAGGGAGTCGCCGCATTACGTTCGCCTGCTTCGTAAACCGATCCAACGTACACTTAGGGGACACAAAACTGTCTTCACCCATGCGGATCTCCAGCCGAAGAACGTGATAGTTGAACAGAAAGGAGTGtgtgaagatggaagtcCAGAGTATCAAATAACCCTAATTGACTGGAGTCTGGCTGGCTGGTATCCCGAATACTGGGACTATTGCAATTCAACGGTCTACTGCCAGGGAAAACCCGAGTGGC
The sequence above is a segment of the Aspergillus oryzae RIB40 DNA, chromosome 3 genome. Coding sequences within it:
- a CDS encoding uncharacterized protein (chitin synthase/hyaluronan synthase (glycosyltransferases)) — its product is MSSRRPNSLANTSCDSESSHCPPYQEQHPFYQEEPDEQEISLLQENSSSHYSTPFADPVAESDSHRRYTLHDPGPMVFGAPEYEPVQSSGMKTRAGLNRYGTRKINLVKGAVLSVDYPVPSAIQNAIQPEYRDAEEGFSEEFTHLRYTAATCDPDEFTLRNGYNLRPAMYNRHTELLIAVTYYNEDKVLTSRTLHGVMQNIRDIVRLKKSEFWNKGGPAWQKIVVCLIFDGIEPCDKNTLDVLATIGVYQDGIMKKDVDGRETVAHVFEYTTQLSVTATQQLVRPHSDESTSNLPPVQFIFCLKQKNSKKINSHRWLLNAFSRILNPEVIVLLDAGTKPGPKSLLSLWEAFYNDKTLGGACGEIHAMLGPRWQKCLNPLVAAQNFEYKISNILDKPLESAFGYVSVLPGAFSAYRYRAIMGRPLEQYFHGDHTLSKRLGKKGIEGMNIFKKNMFLAEDRILCFELVAKAGFKWHLSYVKAAKGETDVPEGAAEFVGQRRRWLNGSFAAGLYAIMHFGRIYRSGHSIIRLFFLHIQILYNICQLIMTWFSLASYWLTSSVIMDLVGTPSSHNKEKGWPWGNDASPIVNTFLKYGYLWVLMLQFMLALGNRPKGLRSNSVVTLYTISFLYFALVQLYVLILSFYQVVGVFTGGMLDFNFDDGLAAFIQSFFSSSGGGIVLIALVSTYGIYIIASILYLDPWHILTSSWAYFLGMTTSINVLMVYAFCNWHDVSWGTKGSDKVDALPSVTTQKDNNKRNFIEELDKPQADIDSQFEATVKRALAPYVEPEEDGGKTLDDSYKNFRTGLVCLWVFSNLLLALMITATGVDKICLTNTSTTRTTWFFQIILWITAGLSLFRFIGSLYFLGRAGVLCCVSRR
- a CDS encoding adenosine deaminase family protein (adenine deaminase/adenosine deaminase) produces the protein MNGLEITPFITTLPKVELHVHIEGTLTPALRWKLAHRNNIPLRYPTYEALLNSYKITYNHRRELNGDNGAPTFLETYYEGCQVLCTDDDFYELAIAYFQKAKDVNVRYVEPFFDTQAHTKRGIPVEAVLNGFLRAQHDGAKQLGVKSNWIFCFLRDHPVKEGLEALRSALPWARTKDGKGKGLFHAVGLASNEYDRPPGLFEEGFLLAKEVGLHVTMHCDVDQKDVVEHMHEGIFDVCAGAGADRIDHGLNATDAPELMAALKEKNIGLTLCPHAYHRRQATEVLFPKIRKLWDEGVRFCINSDDPTYMHDVWIDGNMMKVYEYCGFTKSEMGKLVRNAVEMSWADEVTKTEILDELERVLGVEEKLIS
- a CDS encoding aromatic ring-hydroxylating oxygenase subunit alpha (phenylpropionate dioxygenase and related ring-hydroxylating dioxygenases, large terminal subunit), whose translation is MNRLFPFTTKSTSTPIKEKPQTKALPSSWYRSEALYALERRAIFSKKWMVVTHRTRFTKTGDYVQLNVAGYGYFIIKDRTGTIRAFHNVCRHRAYPVIQSEGESGTANIISCKYHGWSYGLDGKLAKAPRYQDVEGFEKEKMGLYPIHVHIDHLGFVWVNLEAGDRPSVSWEEDFEGVDQQPRLQGFDLSQYHFDHTWSMMGDYNWKTLADNYNECYHCPTGHPGVNAISDLSKYYVETKAGHIQHFNADKQDTPGLGIFSTFYFPNASITVSPSFWYMMRCLPVSATQTRMEYDVYRHNNASNEDFTYIDEFFKQVLREDKDLCNAAQKNLNAGVFVNGELHPRAEKVRFGYIL
- a CDS encoding uncharacterized protein (synaptic vesicle transporter SV2 (major facilitator superfamily)): MNQDTTLSQMDAEKKSEEIITRKPSLAEGTVTSHQGANPPDFNQLAINNAIESIGMGRYQWQLMISCGFGFIADQMLLVSISLVMPQASKEFGPRYGTLLSATQYAGLGVGAVVYGLIADLTGRRLAWQTSIFGVSVFTAICAASPNWAALNVFVVLSAFFGGGNWDIVAIDLTVLVLLLLIRKGFVDSLWIAWPLVVNFCCPAGATPETCTKANNMGWRYLYIILGGLCLIMSVLRTFTLGMSESPKWLVSRGELNEAVASINTMSKVNKSTYVMMVDQLRPHEHEDSKSAIKKAASMVGALFQGSKQIRSMICLVILWLLIGIAYHTPPSTARERYPVYTVFLPYYLEAHGATLGDGSTYQTYRDWSISSVVGIWGPILSAFLVQVPFLGRRRSMTLTACACAAFSGAFTTVKNESQNLAFSSMINFWLNALYGIIYGYTPEVMPDAYRGIGCGLTLACGRIASLSAPFIATFGDVTTSVPIWVCCAFFGVIGIVSLVLPFEPGDSS
- a CDS encoding uncharacterized protein (predicted protein) produces the protein MPCTGHLALHLTALLVFPIRVHRQFHPLISNPQSITSSSTDKMADERIVLPSIAEIEASTDILSDPSRSVKVVRVRERFAVKVGTSIAPLEAENMQFVAANSKIPVIKVHDHFVDPETQKRYIIMDHVPGTDLQKLAPSLPENQKKTVSKRIREAPDELRRIPSKGILGT